A genomic stretch from Ovis canadensis isolate MfBH-ARS-UI-01 breed Bighorn chromosome 5, ARS-UI_OviCan_v2, whole genome shotgun sequence includes:
- the GPR108 gene encoding protein GPR108 isoform X3, translating into MAVRERRGLGRGSPAEWGPWLLLLLLLGGSSGRIHLLTLTGEKRADIQLNSFGFYTNGSLEVNLSLLRLGRQDTEEKPPLNRDSHECPLRKNSSSLLVLFLINTKDLQVQVRKYGEQKKLFISAGLLPESPSEPGLPKSEHIVIPKVDHAGTTAAPDKAESKLTGSQGDRQGVSGKDQELVLGLGHLNNSYNFSFHVVIGSRAEEGQYNLNFHNCDNSVPGREQPFDITVMIREKNPEGYLSAAEIPLFKLYMVMSACFLGTGIFWVSILCKNTYNVFKIHWLMAALTFTKSISLLFHSINYYFINSQGHPIEGLAVMHYITHLLKGALLFITIALIGSGWAFVKYVLSDKEKKIFGIVIPLQVLANVAYIVIESREEGASDYGIWKEILFLVDLICCGTILFPVVWSIRHLQDASGTDGKVAVNLAKLKLFRHYYVMVICYIYFTRIIAILLRVVVPFQWQWLYQLLVEGSTLAFFVLTGYKFQPTRDNPYLQLPQEDEEGMQTEQVMTDCGFREGLSKVNKTASGRELL; encoded by the exons ATGGCagtgagagagaggagggggctcGGTCGTGGGAGCCCCGCGGAATGGGGGCCGTGgctacttctgctgctgctgttaggcGGTTCCTCTGGACGCATTCACCTGCTGACGCTGACG GGGGAGAAGCGAGCAGACATCCAACTGAACAGCTTTGGTTTCTACACCAACGGCTCCCTGGAGGTGAATCTGAGCCTCCTGAGACTAGGCCGCCAGGATACAGAAGAGAAGCCCCCGCTG AACCGGGACTCCCATGAGTGTCCTCTCCGGAAAAACAGTAGCAGCCTCCTGGTTCTCTTCCTCATCAACACCAAGGATCTGCA GGTCCAGGTACGAAAGTATGGGGAGCAGAAAAAGCTATTCATCTCTGCTGGGCTCCTCCCGGAATCACCCTCCGAACCAGGGCTCCCGAAGTCAGAGCACATCGTCATCCCCAAGGTGGACCACG CAGGGACCACTGCTGCACCTGACAAAGCCGAGTCGAAACTCACAGGGTCACAAGGGGACCGGCAG GGTGTCAGTGGGAAGGACCAGGAGCTGGTGTTGGGCCTGGGCCACCTCAACAACTCCTACAATTTCAGT TTCCATGTAGTGATCGGCTCTAGGGCCGAGGAAGGCCAGTACAACCTCAACTTCCACAACTGTGACAACTCGGTGCCAGGCCGGGAGCAGCCGTTTGACATCACG GTAATGATCCGGGAGAAGAACCCCGAGGGCTACCTGTCAGCGGCGGAAATCCCTCTTTTCAAGCTGTACATGGTCATGTCTGCATGCTTCCTGGGCACCGGCATCTTCTGGGTGTCCATCCTCTGCAAGAACAC GTACAACGTCTTCAAGATCCACTGGCTCATGGCAGCCCTGACTTTCACCAAGAgcatctctctcctcttccacaGT ATCAACTACTACTTCATCAACAGCCAGGGCCACCCCATCGAAGGCCTCGCTGTCATGCACTACATCACGCATCT GCTGAAGGGTGCCCTCCTCTTCATCACCATCGCCTTGATCGGCTCCGGCTGGGCCTTCGTCAAGTACGTGCTGTCGGACAAGGAGAAGAAGATCTTTGGGATAGTGATCCCACTGCAG GTCTTAGCCAATGTGGCCTACATTGTCATCGAGTCCCGCGAGGAGGGTGCCAGCGACTACGGTATCTGGAAGGAGATCCTCTTCCTGGTGGATCTCATCTGCTGTGGCACCATCCTTTTCCCCGTGGTCTG GTCCATCCGGCATCTCCAGGACGCGTCTGGCACTGATGGGAAGG TGGCAGTGAACCTGGCCAAGCTGAAGCTGTTCCGGCATTACTATGTAATG GTCATCTGTTACATCTACTTCACACGGATCATCGCCATCTTGCTGCGGGTGGTCGTGCCCTTCCAGTGGCAGTGGCTGTACCAG CTCTTGGTGGAGGGCTCCACTCTCGCCTTCTTCGTGCTCACGGGCTACAAGTTCCAACCCACAAGGGACAACCCGTACCTCCAGCTACCCCAGGAGGATGAGGAGGGCATGCAGACAGAGCAAGT AATGACCGATTGTGGGTTCCGGGAAGGCCTGTCCAAAGTCAACAAAACAGCCAGCGGGCGGGAGCTGTTGTGA
- the GPR108 gene encoding protein GPR108 isoform X4: MAVRERRGLGRGSPAEWGPWLLLLLLLGGSSGRIHLLTLTGEKRADIQLNSFGFYTNGSLEVNLSLLRLGRQDTEEKPPLNRDSHECPLRKNSSSLLVLFLINTKDLQVQVRKYGEQKKLFISAGLLPESPSEPGLPKSEHIVIPKVDHGTTAAPDKAESKLTGSQGDRQGVSGKDQELVLGLGHLNNSYNFSFHVVIGSRAEEGQYNLNFHNCDNSVPGREQPFDITVMIREKNPEGYLSAAEIPLFKLYMVMSACFLGTGIFWVSILCKNTYNVFKIHWLMAALTFTKSISLLFHSINYYFINSQGHPIEGLAVMHYITHLLKGALLFITIALIGSGWAFVKYVLSDKEKKIFGIVIPLQVLANVAYIVIESREEGASDYGIWKEILFLVDLICCGTILFPVVWSIRHLQDASGTDGKVAVNLAKLKLFRHYYVMVICYIYFTRIIAILLRVVVPFQWQWLYQLLVEGSTLAFFVLTGYKFQPTRDNPYLQLPQEDEEGMQTEQVMTDCGFREGLSKVNKTASGRELL, translated from the exons ATGGCagtgagagagaggagggggctcGGTCGTGGGAGCCCCGCGGAATGGGGGCCGTGgctacttctgctgctgctgttaggcGGTTCCTCTGGACGCATTCACCTGCTGACGCTGACG GGGGAGAAGCGAGCAGACATCCAACTGAACAGCTTTGGTTTCTACACCAACGGCTCCCTGGAGGTGAATCTGAGCCTCCTGAGACTAGGCCGCCAGGATACAGAAGAGAAGCCCCCGCTG AACCGGGACTCCCATGAGTGTCCTCTCCGGAAAAACAGTAGCAGCCTCCTGGTTCTCTTCCTCATCAACACCAAGGATCTGCA GGTCCAGGTACGAAAGTATGGGGAGCAGAAAAAGCTATTCATCTCTGCTGGGCTCCTCCCGGAATCACCCTCCGAACCAGGGCTCCCGAAGTCAGAGCACATCGTCATCCCCAAGGTGGACCACG GGACCACTGCTGCACCTGACAAAGCCGAGTCGAAACTCACAGGGTCACAAGGGGACCGGCAG GGTGTCAGTGGGAAGGACCAGGAGCTGGTGTTGGGCCTGGGCCACCTCAACAACTCCTACAATTTCAGT TTCCATGTAGTGATCGGCTCTAGGGCCGAGGAAGGCCAGTACAACCTCAACTTCCACAACTGTGACAACTCGGTGCCAGGCCGGGAGCAGCCGTTTGACATCACG GTAATGATCCGGGAGAAGAACCCCGAGGGCTACCTGTCAGCGGCGGAAATCCCTCTTTTCAAGCTGTACATGGTCATGTCTGCATGCTTCCTGGGCACCGGCATCTTCTGGGTGTCCATCCTCTGCAAGAACAC GTACAACGTCTTCAAGATCCACTGGCTCATGGCAGCCCTGACTTTCACCAAGAgcatctctctcctcttccacaGT ATCAACTACTACTTCATCAACAGCCAGGGCCACCCCATCGAAGGCCTCGCTGTCATGCACTACATCACGCATCT GCTGAAGGGTGCCCTCCTCTTCATCACCATCGCCTTGATCGGCTCCGGCTGGGCCTTCGTCAAGTACGTGCTGTCGGACAAGGAGAAGAAGATCTTTGGGATAGTGATCCCACTGCAG GTCTTAGCCAATGTGGCCTACATTGTCATCGAGTCCCGCGAGGAGGGTGCCAGCGACTACGGTATCTGGAAGGAGATCCTCTTCCTGGTGGATCTCATCTGCTGTGGCACCATCCTTTTCCCCGTGGTCTG GTCCATCCGGCATCTCCAGGACGCGTCTGGCACTGATGGGAAGG TGGCAGTGAACCTGGCCAAGCTGAAGCTGTTCCGGCATTACTATGTAATG GTCATCTGTTACATCTACTTCACACGGATCATCGCCATCTTGCTGCGGGTGGTCGTGCCCTTCCAGTGGCAGTGGCTGTACCAG CTCTTGGTGGAGGGCTCCACTCTCGCCTTCTTCGTGCTCACGGGCTACAAGTTCCAACCCACAAGGGACAACCCGTACCTCCAGCTACCCCAGGAGGATGAGGAGGGCATGCAGACAGAGCAAGT AATGACCGATTGTGGGTTCCGGGAAGGCCTGTCCAAAGTCAACAAAACAGCCAGCGGGCGGGAGCTGTTGTGA
- the GPR108 gene encoding protein GPR108 isoform X1: MAVRERRGLGRGSPAEWGPWLLLLLLLGGSSGRIHLLTLTGEKRADIQLNSFGFYTNGSLEVNLSLLRLGRQDTEEKPPLVGFSLTRVRSGSIHSYSNRDSHECPLRKNSSSLLVLFLINTKDLQVQVRKYGEQKKLFISAGLLPESPSEPGLPKSEHIVIPKVDHAGTTAAPDKAESKLTGSQGDRQGVSGKDQELVLGLGHLNNSYNFSFHVVIGSRAEEGQYNLNFHNCDNSVPGREQPFDITVMIREKNPEGYLSAAEIPLFKLYMVMSACFLGTGIFWVSILCKNTYNVFKIHWLMAALTFTKSISLLFHSINYYFINSQGHPIEGLAVMHYITHLLKGALLFITIALIGSGWAFVKYVLSDKEKKIFGIVIPLQVLANVAYIVIESREEGASDYGIWKEILFLVDLICCGTILFPVVWSIRHLQDASGTDGKVAVNLAKLKLFRHYYVMVICYIYFTRIIAILLRVVVPFQWQWLYQLLVEGSTLAFFVLTGYKFQPTRDNPYLQLPQEDEEGMQTEQVMTDCGFREGLSKVNKTASGRELL; this comes from the exons ATGGCagtgagagagaggagggggctcGGTCGTGGGAGCCCCGCGGAATGGGGGCCGTGgctacttctgctgctgctgttaggcGGTTCCTCTGGACGCATTCACCTGCTGACGCTGACG GGGGAGAAGCGAGCAGACATCCAACTGAACAGCTTTGGTTTCTACACCAACGGCTCCCTGGAGGTGAATCTGAGCCTCCTGAGACTAGGCCGCCAGGATACAGAAGAGAAGCCCCCGCTG GTGGGGTTCAGTCTGACCCGGGTGAGATCTGGCAGCATTCACTCCTACTCA AACCGGGACTCCCATGAGTGTCCTCTCCGGAAAAACAGTAGCAGCCTCCTGGTTCTCTTCCTCATCAACACCAAGGATCTGCA GGTCCAGGTACGAAAGTATGGGGAGCAGAAAAAGCTATTCATCTCTGCTGGGCTCCTCCCGGAATCACCCTCCGAACCAGGGCTCCCGAAGTCAGAGCACATCGTCATCCCCAAGGTGGACCACG CAGGGACCACTGCTGCACCTGACAAAGCCGAGTCGAAACTCACAGGGTCACAAGGGGACCGGCAG GGTGTCAGTGGGAAGGACCAGGAGCTGGTGTTGGGCCTGGGCCACCTCAACAACTCCTACAATTTCAGT TTCCATGTAGTGATCGGCTCTAGGGCCGAGGAAGGCCAGTACAACCTCAACTTCCACAACTGTGACAACTCGGTGCCAGGCCGGGAGCAGCCGTTTGACATCACG GTAATGATCCGGGAGAAGAACCCCGAGGGCTACCTGTCAGCGGCGGAAATCCCTCTTTTCAAGCTGTACATGGTCATGTCTGCATGCTTCCTGGGCACCGGCATCTTCTGGGTGTCCATCCTCTGCAAGAACAC GTACAACGTCTTCAAGATCCACTGGCTCATGGCAGCCCTGACTTTCACCAAGAgcatctctctcctcttccacaGT ATCAACTACTACTTCATCAACAGCCAGGGCCACCCCATCGAAGGCCTCGCTGTCATGCACTACATCACGCATCT GCTGAAGGGTGCCCTCCTCTTCATCACCATCGCCTTGATCGGCTCCGGCTGGGCCTTCGTCAAGTACGTGCTGTCGGACAAGGAGAAGAAGATCTTTGGGATAGTGATCCCACTGCAG GTCTTAGCCAATGTGGCCTACATTGTCATCGAGTCCCGCGAGGAGGGTGCCAGCGACTACGGTATCTGGAAGGAGATCCTCTTCCTGGTGGATCTCATCTGCTGTGGCACCATCCTTTTCCCCGTGGTCTG GTCCATCCGGCATCTCCAGGACGCGTCTGGCACTGATGGGAAGG TGGCAGTGAACCTGGCCAAGCTGAAGCTGTTCCGGCATTACTATGTAATG GTCATCTGTTACATCTACTTCACACGGATCATCGCCATCTTGCTGCGGGTGGTCGTGCCCTTCCAGTGGCAGTGGCTGTACCAG CTCTTGGTGGAGGGCTCCACTCTCGCCTTCTTCGTGCTCACGGGCTACAAGTTCCAACCCACAAGGGACAACCCGTACCTCCAGCTACCCCAGGAGGATGAGGAGGGCATGCAGACAGAGCAAGT AATGACCGATTGTGGGTTCCGGGAAGGCCTGTCCAAAGTCAACAAAACAGCCAGCGGGCGGGAGCTGTTGTGA
- the GPR108 gene encoding protein GPR108 isoform X2, with the protein MAVRERRGLGRGSPAEWGPWLLLLLLLGGSSGRIHLLTLTGEKRADIQLNSFGFYTNGSLEVNLSLLRLGRQDTEEKPPLVGFSLTRVRSGSIHSYSNRDSHECPLRKNSSSLLVLFLINTKDLQVQVRKYGEQKKLFISAGLLPESPSEPGLPKSEHIVIPKVDHGTTAAPDKAESKLTGSQGDRQGVSGKDQELVLGLGHLNNSYNFSFHVVIGSRAEEGQYNLNFHNCDNSVPGREQPFDITVMIREKNPEGYLSAAEIPLFKLYMVMSACFLGTGIFWVSILCKNTYNVFKIHWLMAALTFTKSISLLFHSINYYFINSQGHPIEGLAVMHYITHLLKGALLFITIALIGSGWAFVKYVLSDKEKKIFGIVIPLQVLANVAYIVIESREEGASDYGIWKEILFLVDLICCGTILFPVVWSIRHLQDASGTDGKVAVNLAKLKLFRHYYVMVICYIYFTRIIAILLRVVVPFQWQWLYQLLVEGSTLAFFVLTGYKFQPTRDNPYLQLPQEDEEGMQTEQVMTDCGFREGLSKVNKTASGRELL; encoded by the exons ATGGCagtgagagagaggagggggctcGGTCGTGGGAGCCCCGCGGAATGGGGGCCGTGgctacttctgctgctgctgttaggcGGTTCCTCTGGACGCATTCACCTGCTGACGCTGACG GGGGAGAAGCGAGCAGACATCCAACTGAACAGCTTTGGTTTCTACACCAACGGCTCCCTGGAGGTGAATCTGAGCCTCCTGAGACTAGGCCGCCAGGATACAGAAGAGAAGCCCCCGCTG GTGGGGTTCAGTCTGACCCGGGTGAGATCTGGCAGCATTCACTCCTACTCA AACCGGGACTCCCATGAGTGTCCTCTCCGGAAAAACAGTAGCAGCCTCCTGGTTCTCTTCCTCATCAACACCAAGGATCTGCA GGTCCAGGTACGAAAGTATGGGGAGCAGAAAAAGCTATTCATCTCTGCTGGGCTCCTCCCGGAATCACCCTCCGAACCAGGGCTCCCGAAGTCAGAGCACATCGTCATCCCCAAGGTGGACCACG GGACCACTGCTGCACCTGACAAAGCCGAGTCGAAACTCACAGGGTCACAAGGGGACCGGCAG GGTGTCAGTGGGAAGGACCAGGAGCTGGTGTTGGGCCTGGGCCACCTCAACAACTCCTACAATTTCAGT TTCCATGTAGTGATCGGCTCTAGGGCCGAGGAAGGCCAGTACAACCTCAACTTCCACAACTGTGACAACTCGGTGCCAGGCCGGGAGCAGCCGTTTGACATCACG GTAATGATCCGGGAGAAGAACCCCGAGGGCTACCTGTCAGCGGCGGAAATCCCTCTTTTCAAGCTGTACATGGTCATGTCTGCATGCTTCCTGGGCACCGGCATCTTCTGGGTGTCCATCCTCTGCAAGAACAC GTACAACGTCTTCAAGATCCACTGGCTCATGGCAGCCCTGACTTTCACCAAGAgcatctctctcctcttccacaGT ATCAACTACTACTTCATCAACAGCCAGGGCCACCCCATCGAAGGCCTCGCTGTCATGCACTACATCACGCATCT GCTGAAGGGTGCCCTCCTCTTCATCACCATCGCCTTGATCGGCTCCGGCTGGGCCTTCGTCAAGTACGTGCTGTCGGACAAGGAGAAGAAGATCTTTGGGATAGTGATCCCACTGCAG GTCTTAGCCAATGTGGCCTACATTGTCATCGAGTCCCGCGAGGAGGGTGCCAGCGACTACGGTATCTGGAAGGAGATCCTCTTCCTGGTGGATCTCATCTGCTGTGGCACCATCCTTTTCCCCGTGGTCTG GTCCATCCGGCATCTCCAGGACGCGTCTGGCACTGATGGGAAGG TGGCAGTGAACCTGGCCAAGCTGAAGCTGTTCCGGCATTACTATGTAATG GTCATCTGTTACATCTACTTCACACGGATCATCGCCATCTTGCTGCGGGTGGTCGTGCCCTTCCAGTGGCAGTGGCTGTACCAG CTCTTGGTGGAGGGCTCCACTCTCGCCTTCTTCGTGCTCACGGGCTACAAGTTCCAACCCACAAGGGACAACCCGTACCTCCAGCTACCCCAGGAGGATGAGGAGGGCATGCAGACAGAGCAAGT AATGACCGATTGTGGGTTCCGGGAAGGCCTGTCCAAAGTCAACAAAACAGCCAGCGGGCGGGAGCTGTTGTGA